The genomic segment GTAGCTGGCCCTCCAGCTCAACCACGcacaaaaccttcaatccaaaatttgtccTCCCTACAAGACAAGGATAAAGACAGAgtagaaattgagggaatggacAAGcaatgactggctcaacttgagacccatccaatgGGAGTGAGCCAACCATTGACACcattaatgacactctgctatgcttgcagacaggagcctagcataaataTCTTCTGAGAGGTTTCAGtgtatggaaacagatgcagcgacccacagtcaaacagctTGGAAAACCTGTGGAAGAGTGGGAGATAGGAATTGAGAGAGCttgaagggtcaaggacaccacaagaagacctatgAAATccactaacctgggcccatgggtgCTCACAGAGACAGACTTACCAGCCAAAGAGAATTCAAGGGCTGGACTAGGCCCCCTATACATTTGTAGTAGATGtgaagcttgatcttcatgtggatcccctaacaattggagcagggtcTTGCTAGCTCTGTCGTTTGCCATTGGATTCCCTTCCCCTATctgagcctcagtgggagaggattacTTAGTCCTGCTGCAAATTGATGTCCCAGGGCAGGCTGGTACCCAAGGGgagtttcctttctcttcagagaaggggataGGTAATGGGGAGTGGGATTTATGAGGACAGGATTGGGGATGGTGACTATGACCaagatataaagtaaaaaataaatgaataaataaattaatggaaaaggTCATAATCCTTAAATTACCCTAAAAATCTATTATTATGAATTATGGTGGGATTATAATGATGGGCCTGAGAAGTAATAATGATTTCATGATATTTTGAGGGTAAGCTACTATATTCCTGGATTCATGGCCCTATAACAAAAGAGTAtaatttatctttcttcttccatgcctctcccctttccccttctctttcccttgtaTCCTCCCCTAATTTTCCCTCCCTATCCCCTCTAACCTCCTTCCtcacttctccttcctccctcctttttcctccctccccctcttccatccTCTTTTGCCTTTCTACTTCCCTCCATGCTTCTCCCATACTCCtcccattctctcagtctctgcctcttccctcctgattttcttccctctcttctctacAGGTCAGGAAGTATACTGTCCTCAGGAAGTAGAATTCTAGACAGCCTGATTTTGTAGTTCCAAGCCTCTGAGATGTAGAAAATTATAATCCATTTAAGGTGGTGCATATCACCTACACATTGCATATTATATTATAGAAGTTAGCATGAACTTGCATAACTCTGCCCCTTGACTCTGAAGCACATCACCTAAGGTTATGTATTTACTTATCACTTTAATTACATCACCACCCACATGGccaatgaaaattatatatcCTATTATGCTACTCATTGTTCTCCTCACATCCCATGTTCTTTACTCAATGATTTTCCACTTAATAACTTTCGTAAGAAACACCCTCATCCATATGCCTTCTTTTCACAAGACCTTAGCCAATAAATGGGTATTCAGCCTCATAGTGGTTGAACTGCAGTATATATacttaataattataaaaacagaaGCTAATAATTTATCTTAGCATCCCAGTTTGACCAGTGATTTCTAAAGAATAAGTGCTAAGTGAACATTCGGTGTCAGTCGACAAGAGTAAATTTTaagttataacattttatttctacaAATTTCTTACACAAGCcaagaataatataaaattgcATGTAACTTTACCGAACTATATAGTAAAACTAGTGAAAAGAAACTAGGTTTGAATATCATTTAATCCTTCTAACTGCATGCCTACTTtatttatcaagaaaataaaaaNNNNNNNNNNNNNNNNNNNNNNNNNNNNNNNNNNNNNNNNNNNNNNNNNNNNNNNNNNNNNNNNNNNNNNNNNNNNNNNNNNNNNNNNNNNNNNNNNNNNNNNNNNNNNNNNNNNNNNNNNNNNNNNNNNNNNNNNNNNNNNNNNNNNNNNNNNNNNNNNNNNNNNNNNNNNNNNNNNNNNNNNNNNNNNNNNNNNNNNNNNNNNNNNNNNNNNNNNNNNNNNNNNNNNNNNNNNNNNNNNNNNNNNNNNNNNNNNNNNNNNNNNNNNNNNNNNNNNNNNNNNNNNNNNNNNNNNNNNNNNNNNNNNNNAGCATGGAACTTGCTCTTCTGACCTCGAGGCATGATGACTCTGGCTAGTGACAATAGCAAGATATATGGGTAGGATGCTGGTGATGCAGACATTTGATGAGGGGAAAATAAACTTATATTAGAATTTCATTTGGGGGAATCCTCCTTGGAGTTTAACTAAGTCAGCTCCTGTACATTTCTATGAGAATACTTCTTTAAGAACCTACTAGCCTTCTATTCTTAACTGCCTGCTCcctaaaaaagaaggaagaataagTCTTAGGTCGCAGTCTATCATTCCTAACTGTGCTTGGCTGCATGCAGGGGCATGACATTCCTgccttttgttgttagagttgtgGATACTTCCTCAGTTCCCCATGACAATCTTCATGCAATTTCTTGGAAATCCTGAGCCTCTGTCCTCTACTTCTTCCCAACTGTCTCTCTGTGATACTCTGTTGCATGTGGAAGGAGGAAAGCTCATGAGTTTCCAATCCTAGATGAAAAACTACAGTCAGTGACCACCATTTTTATCTCTTCCTGAAGTTTGAGTAATAATATCTGTCCCTTCTCTGTCACACACCCAAGATAGGACTTAAACTGTCGTGTAGAAATATGTAGGCCGTTTTCTCTAACCAAAATACCTCTCTACTAGTTCAGCTACATCCTCATAGCATGGGAGTAAATGAGGGCCTGACCTATTACTACTGCACAGAAAATGTAGGCTCCTAGCATGGGAGAAGTACCCTGATGGCTCCCATGGAGTTCTTGATTTCTGTCCATACGTGGAATACTTATCTGACTAATGGAACTTCTGTTTACTCTAAAGATCTCATTNNNNNNNNNNNNNNNNNNNNNNNNNNNNNNNNNNNNNNNNNNNNNNNNNNNNNNNNNNNNNNNNNNNNNNNNNNNNNNNNNNNNNNNNNNNNNNNNNNNNNNNNNNNNNNNNNNNNNNNNNNNNNNNNNNNNNNNNNNNNNNNNNNNNNNNNNNNNNNNNNNNNNNNNNNNNNNNNNNNNNNNNNNNNNNNNNNNNNNNNNNNNNNNNNNNNNNNNNNNNNNNNNNNNNNNNNNNNNNNNNNNNNNNNNNNNNNNNNNNNNNNNNNNNNNNNNNNNNNNNNNNNNNNNNNNNNNNNNNNNNNNNNNNNNNNNNNNNNNNNNNNNNNNNNNNNNNNNNNNNNNNNNNNNNNNNNNNNNNNNNNNNNNNNNNNNNNNNNNNNNNNNNNNNNNNNNNNNNNNNNNNNNNNNNNNNNNNNNNNNNNNNNNNNNNNNNNNNNNNNNNNNNNNNNNNNNNNNNNNNNNNNNNNNNNNNNNNNNNNNNNNNNNNNNNNNNNNNNNNNNNNNNNNNNNNNNNNNNNNNNNNNNNNNNNNNNNNNNNNNNNNNNNNNNNNNNNNNNNNNNNNNNNNNNNNNNNNNNNNNNNNNNNNNNNNNNNNNNNNNNNNNNNNNNNNNNNNNNNNNNNNNNNNNNNNNNNNNNNNNNNNNNNNNNNNNNNNNNNNNNNNNNNNNNNNNNNNNNNNNNNNNNNNNNNNNNNNNNNNNNNNNNNNNNNNNNNNNNNNNNNNNNNNNNNNNNNNNNNNNNNNNNNNNNNNNNNNNNNNNNNNNNNNNNNNNNNNNNNNNNNNNNNNNNNNNNNNNNNNNNNNNNNNNNNNNNNNNNNNNNNNNNNNNNNNNNNNNNNNNNNNNNNNNNNNNNNNNNNNNNNNNNNNNNNNNNNNNNNNNNNNNNNNNNNNNNNNNNNNNNNNNNNNNNNNNNNNNNNNNNNNNNNNNNNNNNNNNNNNNNNNNNNNNNNNNNNNNNNNNNNNNNNNNNNNNNNNNNNNNNNNNNNNNNNNNNNNNNNNNNNNNNNNNNNNNNNNNNNNNNNNNNNNNNNNNNNNNNNNNNNNNNNNNNNNNNNNNNNNNNNNNNNNNNNNNNNNNNNNNNNNNNNNNNNNNNNNNNNNNNNNNNNNNNNNNNNNNNNNNNNNNNNNNNNNNNNNNNNNNNNNNNNNNNNNNNNNNNNNNNNNNNNNNNNNNNNNNNNNNNNNNNNNNNNNNNNNNNNNNNNNNNNNNNNNNNNNNNNNNNNNNNNNNNNNNNNNNNNNNNNNNNNNNNNNNNNNNNNNNNNNNNNNNNNNNNNNNNNNNNNNNNNNNNNNNNNNNNNNNNNNNNNNNNNNNNNNNNNNNNNNNNNNNNNNNNNNNNNNNNNNNNNNNNNNNNNNNNNNNNNNNNNNNNNNNNNNNNNNNNNNNNNNNNNNNNNNNNNNNNNNNNNNNNNNNNNNNNNNNNNNNNNNNNNNNNNNNNNNNNNNNNNNNNNNNNNNNNNNNNNNNNNNNNNNNNNNNNNNNNNNNNNNNNNNNNNNNNNNNNNNNNNNNNNNNNNNNNNNNNNNNNNNNNNNNNNNNNNNNNNNNNNNNNNNNNNNNNNNNNNNNNNNNNNNNNNNNNNNNNNNNNNNNNNNNNNNNNNNNNNNNNNNNNNNNNNNNNNNNNNNNNNNNNNNNNNNNNNNNNNNNNNNNNNNNNNNNNNNNNNNNNNNNNNNNNNNNNNNNNNNNNNNNNNNNNNNNNNNNNNNNNNNNNNNNNNNNNNNNAAGAatagtgactgctcttccgatggtgctgggttcaaatcccagcaaccacgtggtagctcacaaacatccatgATGAGATATAACCCCcactttctggtgtgtctatataataataaataaataaataaaaaggggaaaCACTGTTTCCTGGGCAATAGGTCCTCTACTTTAAGGTTGACAGATTtctttccaggcagtggtggtgcatgcctttaatcccagcacttaggaggcagaggcagggagatttcagagttcgaggccagcctggtctacagagtgagtttcaggacagccagggctacatggagaaaccctgtcttgggaaaaaaaatggttGACAGAGGGTGGCGGTTAAAACATACTTTGTGGGCCTTGGCTGTTTTTTGAGGTGggacaaaactgaaaataaaactctGGCTTCCAGTAGGGCGAGAATACTATCATTATTCCCTTTGGTTCATATACAGACTAAGAATAACAATATAGTGGTTAAGTACTGGCTGTCTTCTGAAATGGAGCCACACTAAGGAAAAGCCGGCAGGTCACTGGGGGTTCGGGGTTAGGTGTGCTGATGGTGGTAGGGGTGCTGGGGTGCTGTAGGGTGGGATGGCAGGGACAGGGAAAGGAGGCAGGGATGAAAGAGAGGGNNNNNNNNNNNAGAGTGGCTCATCTAATGTTGGGCAAGAGGCCTCTCTGTGTTCTCAACCAGAGTCTCCACCAAGCAAGGCCGCTCAAGCAAGCCAGAATACTCTCCTCACTGCGGGAACCTGCCAGATCTCCTCCTCACCATTTTCCCTTCAGCCCTGGGGTAGAGCCCCACCCAGGTTCCCCCATACAcaccattctcagctcttcctctacATTCAGCAGTGTCTGTGGTGTCCAAGAACTACAACCTGCAGTCCCTGGCCTCCGTGTGGCATGGAGACTGATGAGCAGGCTCCCAGCAGTTCCCCAGGGACCTCCTCACCCCCAGAGtggggtcctgtggcttctcacagcctggtGCCCACCCAGGGATTGTTTGGGTACATGCAGTCAAACTTCTTACTTCTTGCCTCACCCAGCAGCCTAAGCCCTGGGCCAGATGCTggacaccattttaacccacactTTTACATGGACTTCTAAAGATAATATATTTACTATGTATTTGTTGCAGATCAGTAAGTAAACACAAAGTATAATTCATAAACATTTAACTTTTATCTATGTTTTCTTCAAGCCAGGAAAAATATTTCCttacatttattacatataactttaccaaaccaaacaaagaaagcagtTAAAGGAAACTAGGCTTAACCTTGTTCATAATCCCCTGCTATTCCCAGTGTACTCACTTACTAACtcttaagattattttatattttcgaGAAAATGTCTTGATGACATGAAAACTTCAAGTGTCACCAGGGGTGGTAGAAGCTGCTGGTGATATTTCTGGGGAACCTTCAGTAGATTGGTCAGTGGTATCATTCATTAttcatctctggcttctgctcGCTCTTGCTCATCTTTCAAAGCCTCTTGGTAAAGTGGCGAGATGGCACTAGgtgttgttttgttgatcttagccaaatATTCTATGACTTTCATCTTGCTTGTTTCAGCATGGGCTTGGGGACCCCACAGGAACTCATAGCGTGGAGGATCACTGTCGGCCACCTGCCGGTATTCCAGGTACTTCAGCTTCACCAAATACTGGGTCATGAGCTTCCGGGGCTCACCAAAGATGCGGTGCTTCTTCCCTGGAtagattttcttcttcctcaggaTTTTCCATATTTCTTCTTCACTGGCACAGTTGCCCTGAATGAGGATGATGCCCAAAATACTCATCAGGAAACCGGTCTTGGGTAAGCCTTTGCCAGCACGGATCCTCCCATTGTTGGGGAGTTTCAGCTTGCTGATGAGGTTGTATGAGGGCTGACTAGAGTTGACTTCCCTCACTTCCACTGCAAAGGCATCCTCGAGCTTTTCAGCGGCTTTCCGGAGGATCTCAGGAAAGTCATTTTCATACCTCTTGGTGATAACCTTCAGCATTTCTTCCTTGGTAGTGAGCTGCTTCAAATTGTAGTTGTGGAGCAGGGATTTTAAAAGTATCACAGCTCTATTTGCTATTAGATCTCGGTGCAGAAAAGGGCACTCATTTTGCACACTTGGCTCATTTTCCTCATGGGAATTTTCATCTGATTCTGAGGAAGAGCTACTCAGAATAACTGTGGGAGTTGGTGTTGCTTTCTGAGGTGCTTTGGGAAGGCTGGATGACTTAGCCTTGGACTTGCTCTGGCAGGCGGCAGAGGACTCTTCTGCTGTTTCTGATATGTTTTCTGCTGTTTCCTGAGCATTTCCATAAGCTTGAGTCTCACCCCGGGCTTGGTGGTGTTTCTCCCGGGCATGTATCTTACTCTTCTGACCTCGTGGCATGATGACTCTGATTAAGTTTAAGTAGAGGTAATAGAAGGATAGTAGAGATGCAAACACCTG from the Mastomys coucha isolate ucsf_1 chromosome X, UCSF_Mcou_1, whole genome shotgun sequence genome contains:
- the LOC116093582 gene encoding melanoma-associated antigen B3-like, encoding MPRGQKSKIHAREKHHQARGETQAYGNAQETAENISETAEESSAACQSKSKAKSSSLPKAPQKATPTPTVILSSSSSESDENSHEENEPSVQNECPFLHRDLIANRAVILLKSLLHNYNLKQLTTKEEMLKVITKRYENDFPEILRKAAEKLEDAFAVEVREVNSSQPSYNLISKLKLPNNGRIRAGKGLPKTGFLMSILGIILIQGNCASEEEIWKILRKKKIYPGKKHRIFGEPRKLMTQYLVKLKYLEYRQVADSDPPRYEFLWGPQAHAETSKMKVIEYLAKINKTTPSAISPLYQEALKDEQERAEARDE